Proteins from a genomic interval of Microbacterium imperiale:
- a CDS encoding RusA family crossover junction endodeoxyribonuclease yields the protein MTTAPIRWQIAAEFTVHGEPIPKSRPRAKAGQRPFTPQRVKTGEANVRGAFEVAYPDWEPIPRGVALRIDVTFYRSTRHGVDTDNLLKLVTDALNGVAFADDEQISNVHAYRLYGAGADARTEVRISRAA from the coding sequence GTGACGACGGCGCCGATCCGCTGGCAGATCGCCGCGGAGTTCACCGTGCACGGTGAGCCGATCCCGAAGTCGCGGCCGCGGGCGAAGGCCGGGCAGCGCCCGTTCACCCCGCAGCGGGTGAAGACCGGCGAGGCGAACGTCCGAGGCGCGTTCGAGGTCGCCTACCCGGACTGGGAGCCGATCCCCCGCGGCGTCGCGCTGCGCATCGACGTGACCTTCTACCGGTCGACCCGCCACGGCGTCGACACCGACAACCTCCTGAAGCTCGTCACCGACGCCCTCAACGGGGTCGCGTTCGCCGACGACGAGCAGATCAGCAACGTCCACGCCTACCGCCTCTACGGCGCTGGCGCGGACGCACGAACCGAGGTGCGGATCTCCCGCGCCGCCTGA
- a CDS encoding phage/plasmid primase, P4 family, protein MNTLLTAALELHAAGLSVVPVAADGTKRPRIAWKEHTGTAADEAQLRGWFDNEIPQGIGVVTGYGDVELLEVEGVAMPLMGEVLALLDGTGLRPLYDRLVTGWSEQSPSGGLHLLYRVEGGAVPGNQKVAQRPSEGATGRETLAETRGTGGFVVLAPSAGDVHPTGSAWVRLAGGPATMPTITAEEREQLHAVVHAALDAMPDQLPATPSGPVDAKWSTAFQAAAGDITPGDDFEAKTDWSEILLGWTHVFTRGATRYWRRPGKNDGISATTGHAGDRDRLFVFTSSTDFEPEVPYTKFGAYALLQHRGDHGAAAKALADAGHGHRAPRELAPATRTTSTGTQLAVLGSTAPAAAPAAVIGSDSADLTDDGNARLLVSEYSGQMRYVPDAGKWVTWEGTRWAWHPDDGPAIEAARDVIRRIPTDNAQLAAHRLKSMRARAIGDAVRLARSAPAMRIAASEFDRHPWQLNTPGGVVDLRTGAIAAPTPALFHSKQTTVTPQAMPTPLWDQFLKTTFQSNALLERYLQRLAGLTFIGEVLEHVLPFLHGPGGNGKTVFAEVLSTIAGDYATEAPQGFLIAGRDKHETELANLQGRRMVVGSEVNENTRFDEAKVKLLSGGDKITARFMRQDFFTFVPSHTFWLLGNSQPKVETGGDSFFRRIRLIPFTHTVPEKDRIEGLQQRLVDEEGPGILHWIIQGAVQYAEAGLPTPPEVLAATETYRAEEDHLGRFIEDRCHVGGGDMVRVEMSELRKAYDAWCREQHEDALTSQTFGRQLKQRFGVGSAKSNGRRFYTNVTVYAPESPTEDESAGQQSWWDK, encoded by the coding sequence ATGAACACCCTCCTCACCGCCGCCCTCGAGCTGCACGCCGCCGGCCTCTCGGTCGTTCCGGTCGCAGCCGACGGCACGAAGCGCCCCCGCATCGCCTGGAAGGAGCACACCGGCACCGCTGCTGATGAGGCTCAGCTGCGCGGCTGGTTCGACAACGAGATCCCGCAGGGCATCGGCGTTGTCACCGGGTACGGCGACGTCGAGCTGCTCGAGGTCGAAGGCGTCGCGATGCCGCTCATGGGCGAAGTACTCGCGCTGCTCGACGGGACCGGGCTGCGGCCGCTCTACGACCGGCTCGTGACGGGCTGGTCCGAGCAGTCCCCGTCGGGCGGTCTTCACCTGTTGTACCGCGTCGAGGGGGGCGCGGTACCCGGAAACCAGAAGGTCGCGCAGCGGCCCAGCGAGGGTGCCACGGGCCGCGAGACGCTCGCGGAGACCCGCGGGACGGGCGGGTTCGTCGTGCTCGCCCCGTCCGCCGGCGACGTGCACCCGACCGGCAGCGCGTGGGTGCGTCTCGCCGGCGGTCCCGCGACGATGCCGACGATTACGGCCGAGGAACGCGAGCAGCTGCACGCGGTCGTGCACGCCGCGCTCGACGCCATGCCCGACCAGCTTCCGGCGACACCGTCCGGGCCCGTCGACGCGAAGTGGTCGACCGCGTTCCAGGCCGCGGCCGGAGACATCACGCCCGGCGACGACTTCGAAGCGAAGACGGACTGGTCGGAGATCCTGCTCGGCTGGACGCACGTCTTCACGCGCGGTGCGACCCGGTACTGGCGGCGCCCCGGGAAGAACGACGGCATCAGCGCGACGACCGGGCACGCCGGCGATCGTGATCGCCTGTTCGTGTTCACGTCGTCGACGGACTTCGAGCCCGAGGTGCCGTACACGAAGTTCGGTGCGTACGCGCTGCTGCAGCACCGCGGCGACCACGGCGCCGCCGCGAAGGCGCTCGCGGACGCCGGCCACGGGCACCGCGCGCCGCGCGAGCTCGCACCCGCGACCCGGACGACGTCGACGGGAACGCAGCTCGCCGTGCTCGGCTCGACGGCGCCGGCGGCCGCGCCCGCCGCGGTGATCGGGTCGGACAGCGCGGACCTCACCGACGACGGGAACGCGCGCTTGCTGGTGTCGGAGTACTCCGGCCAGATGCGCTACGTCCCCGACGCCGGGAAGTGGGTCACGTGGGAGGGCACCCGGTGGGCATGGCATCCCGACGACGGGCCCGCGATCGAGGCCGCGCGCGACGTCATCCGGCGGATCCCGACCGATAACGCGCAGCTCGCCGCGCACCGGCTTAAGTCGATGCGTGCCCGTGCGATCGGTGACGCGGTGCGCCTGGCCCGGTCCGCGCCGGCGATGCGGATCGCCGCGTCGGAGTTCGACCGGCACCCGTGGCAGCTGAACACCCCCGGGGGTGTCGTCGACCTCCGCACCGGTGCGATCGCCGCGCCGACGCCGGCGCTGTTTCACTCGAAGCAGACGACCGTGACCCCGCAGGCGATGCCGACGCCGCTGTGGGACCAGTTCCTCAAGACGACGTTCCAGTCGAATGCGCTGCTCGAGCGGTACCTGCAGCGGCTCGCGGGGCTCACGTTCATCGGGGAAGTACTCGAGCACGTGCTCCCGTTCCTGCACGGCCCCGGCGGCAACGGCAAGACCGTGTTCGCCGAGGTGCTGTCGACGATCGCCGGCGACTACGCGACCGAGGCCCCGCAGGGCTTCCTCATCGCGGGCCGCGACAAGCACGAGACCGAGCTCGCGAACCTGCAGGGCCGGCGCATGGTCGTCGGGTCCGAGGTGAACGAGAACACCCGCTTCGACGAGGCGAAGGTCAAGCTCCTCTCCGGCGGCGACAAGATCACGGCCCGGTTCATGCGGCAGGACTTCTTCACGTTCGTGCCGTCGCACACGTTCTGGCTGCTCGGCAACAGCCAGCCGAAGGTCGAGACGGGCGGGGACTCGTTCTTCCGCCGCATCCGGCTGATCCCGTTCACCCACACCGTGCCCGAAAAGGACCGCATCGAGGGGCTGCAGCAGCGCCTCGTCGACGAGGAAGGCCCCGGGATCCTGCACTGGATCATCCAGGGCGCCGTGCAGTACGCCGAAGCCGGGCTCCCGACACCCCCCGAAGTCCTCGCCGCGACCGAGACCTACCGCGCAGAGGAGGACCACCTCGGCCGGTTCATCGAGGACCGCTGCCACGTCGGCGGCGGCGACATGGTTCGCGTCGAGATGTCCGAGCTTCGCAAGGCGTACGACGCCTGGTGCCGCGAGCAGCACGAGGACGCGCTCACGTCGCAGACGTTCGGGCGTCAGCTGAAGCAGAGGTTCGGCGTCGGGTCGGCGAAGTCCAACGGCCGACGGTTCTACACCAACGTCACCGTGTACGCCCCCGAGTCGCCGACCGAGGACGAGTCGGCCGGCCAGCAGAGCTGGTGGGACAAGTGA
- a CDS encoding GNAT family N-acetyltransferase, producing MTETTIVPVTPGSFSDAQHAMSGGGDGRECQCQWWTMTNAEFQRTDIEGRAAAFRSEVDAAPSPGLVAYVDGDAAGWVRVGPRTRQVRLSKTRAYAGGTAEPWDDADVWAVSCFAVRKEHRRTGLNAALLDAAIAFARENGARVVEAYPVDPDAGRKVTSNELYHGALSTFLAAGFREVSRPKPHVALVSLDLAGSKQTSAGDPS from the coding sequence ATGACCGAGACGACGATCGTGCCGGTGACGCCCGGCAGCTTCAGCGACGCGCAGCACGCCATGAGCGGCGGCGGTGACGGACGCGAGTGTCAGTGCCAGTGGTGGACGATGACGAACGCCGAGTTCCAGCGCACCGACATCGAGGGTCGGGCGGCGGCGTTCCGCAGCGAAGTGGATGCCGCACCCTCCCCCGGCCTCGTGGCCTACGTCGACGGTGACGCCGCCGGCTGGGTTCGCGTCGGGCCGCGGACACGCCAGGTGCGACTGAGCAAGACCCGCGCCTACGCCGGTGGGACCGCAGAACCCTGGGACGACGCGGACGTCTGGGCGGTCAGCTGCTTCGCTGTGCGCAAAGAACACCGCCGCACGGGCTTGAACGCCGCGCTGCTCGACGCCGCGATCGCCTTCGCCCGCGAGAACGGCGCGCGTGTCGTCGAGGCGTACCCCGTCGATCCCGACGCGGGTCGCAAGGTCACCTCGAACGAGCTGTACCACGGCGCCCTCTCGACGTTCCTGGCCGCGGGCTTCCGCGAGGTATCACGGCCGAAGCCGCACGTGGCCCTCGTCTCGCTCGACCTCGCCGGGTCGAAACAGACCTCCGCCGGAGACCCGAGCTGA
- a CDS encoding RNA-binding S4 domain-containing protein has product MERMTASVAPARVDSWLWAVRIYKTRSAATTACRAGHVRVNGEKVKASQSVKPGDELRVRIAGFDRILVVRQTLTKRVGAPVAATALEDRTPPREPMAMLAVRDRGAGRPTKRERREIDRLRGVE; this is encoded by the coding sequence ATGGAACGCATGACCGCCTCCGTCGCCCCCGCCCGCGTGGACTCGTGGCTGTGGGCGGTGCGGATCTACAAGACTCGCTCGGCAGCGACCACGGCTTGCCGCGCCGGACACGTACGGGTCAACGGCGAGAAGGTCAAGGCGTCGCAGTCGGTGAAGCCTGGCGACGAGCTGCGCGTGCGGATCGCGGGCTTCGACCGCATCCTCGTGGTGCGACAGACACTCACGAAGCGCGTCGGTGCACCCGTCGCCGCGACAGCCCTCGAAGATCGCACTCCCCCGCGTGAACCCATGGCGATGCTCGCCGTCCGTGACCGCGGCGCCGGCAGGCCGACGAAGCGCGAACGCCGCGAGATCGACCGGCTCCGCGGCGTCGAGTAA
- a CDS encoding DUF4184 family protein, protein MPFTPSHAVVALAVVRTPLVPAAVAVGAMAPDLPLFVRGIGISYAQTHAYPWLTVAIAGVLLLAWWLLLRPAVRELAPGWVAGRLPSAWDATGGDALRTVQRISGRRRSVALTVALVVVSLVIGVLSHIAWDAFTHEGRWGVELIPALAERWGPLHGYRWFQYASSTLGLLGLAVAGAVWLRGRARGPVRRVLPGLVRVVWWASLPFALVVATVFGLVAYGPLTAEWTAQHLAYRVLPPACALWGVATLVLCVIVQVARRRATR, encoded by the coding sequence ATGCCGTTCACCCCGAGCCACGCGGTCGTCGCGCTGGCGGTCGTGCGCACGCCGCTCGTGCCCGCGGCGGTCGCCGTCGGGGCGATGGCGCCAGACCTGCCGCTGTTCGTTCGCGGGATCGGCATCAGCTACGCGCAGACGCACGCGTATCCGTGGCTGACCGTGGCGATCGCCGGCGTGCTGCTGCTGGCGTGGTGGCTGCTGCTGCGGCCCGCGGTGCGCGAGCTCGCGCCGGGGTGGGTTGCCGGCAGGCTGCCGTCGGCGTGGGATGCCACCGGCGGTGACGCGCTGCGGACGGTGCAGCGGATCTCGGGGCGGCGTCGGTCGGTGGCGTTGACGGTTGCGCTGGTCGTCGTGTCGCTCGTGATCGGGGTGCTGAGTCACATCGCGTGGGATGCCTTCACGCACGAGGGCCGCTGGGGCGTCGAGCTGATCCCCGCGCTGGCCGAGCGGTGGGGTCCGCTGCACGGCTACCGCTGGTTCCAGTACGCGTCGAGCACGCTGGGCCTGTTGGGGCTCGCGGTCGCCGGTGCGGTGTGGCTGCGCGGGCGTGCCCGCGGCCCGGTGCGTCGGGTGCTGCCCGGGCTCGTGCGGGTGGTGTGGTGGGCGTCGCTGCCGTTCGCGCTCGTCGTCGCGACGGTGTTCGGTCTGGTTGCGTACGGCCCGCTGACCGCCGAGTGGACGGCGCAGCACCTCGCGTATCGCGTGCTGCCGCCGGCGTGTGCGCTCTGGGGCGTGGCGACGCTGGTGCTGTGCGTCATCGTGCAGGTCGCGCGGCGACGAGCCACCCGCTGA
- the tyrS gene encoding tyrosine--tRNA ligase → MSEQALTTAPVALDPAFENVWDELVWRGLVHVSTDQEALREALGGDPITYYCGFDPTAASLHLGHLVQLLTLRRLQLAGHKPLGLVGGSTGLIGDPRPTAERTLNSRETVAEWVDRLRGQIEKYLSFEGENAARMVNNLDWTAPLSAIDFLREIGKHYRVGTMLKKDAVAARLNSDAGISYTEFSYQILQGLDFLELYRQYGCTLQTGGSDQWGNLTSGTDLIHRVEGTSVHAFGTPLITNSDGTKFGKSEGNAIWIDAELTSPYAFYQFWLSTADADVAERLKVFTFLTSAEIAEYERLVADEPFRRAAQKRLAFEVTATVHGVDATAKVVAASEALFGQGDLTALDAETLRSALVELPHATVPSGTGVVQLLVDTGLVGSLSEARRAIAQGGVSLDGEKVADESAVVTGGLPGRVSVLRRGKKTLAGVLIED, encoded by the coding sequence GTGTCTGAACAAGCCCTGACGACCGCCCCCGTGGCGCTCGATCCCGCGTTCGAGAACGTGTGGGACGAGCTGGTGTGGCGCGGTCTCGTGCACGTGTCCACCGACCAGGAAGCGCTGCGTGAAGCGCTCGGCGGCGACCCGATCACGTATTACTGCGGCTTTGACCCGACGGCGGCATCCCTGCACCTCGGTCACCTCGTGCAGCTGCTTACGCTCCGCCGGCTGCAGCTCGCCGGTCACAAGCCCCTCGGTCTCGTCGGCGGCTCGACCGGTCTCATCGGCGACCCGCGGCCCACCGCCGAGCGCACGCTCAATTCGCGCGAGACCGTCGCGGAGTGGGTCGACCGCCTGCGCGGTCAAATCGAGAAGTACCTCAGCTTCGAGGGCGAGAACGCCGCCCGCATGGTCAACAACCTCGACTGGACCGCGCCGCTGTCGGCGATCGACTTCCTGCGCGAGATCGGCAAGCACTACCGCGTCGGCACGATGCTGAAGAAGGATGCCGTCGCCGCGCGCCTGAACTCGGATGCGGGCATCAGCTACACCGAGTTCAGCTACCAGATCCTGCAGGGGCTCGACTTCCTCGAGCTCTACCGCCAGTACGGCTGCACGCTGCAGACGGGCGGATCGGACCAGTGGGGCAACCTCACGAGCGGCACGGATCTGATCCACCGCGTCGAGGGAACCTCGGTGCACGCGTTCGGCACGCCGCTGATCACCAACAGCGACGGCACGAAGTTCGGCAAAAGCGAGGGCAACGCGATCTGGATCGACGCGGAGCTCACCAGCCCGTACGCGTTCTACCAGTTCTGGCTCTCGACCGCGGATGCCGATGTCGCCGAGCGCCTGAAGGTGTTCACGTTCCTCACCAGTGCCGAGATCGCCGAGTATGAGCGTCTCGTCGCCGACGAGCCCTTCCGCCGCGCGGCGCAGAAGCGGCTGGCGTTCGAAGTCACCGCGACGGTGCACGGTGTCGACGCGACGGCCAAGGTCGTGGCGGCATCCGAGGCGCTGTTCGGCCAGGGCGACCTGACGGCGCTCGACGCGGAGACGCTGCGTTCGGCGCTCGTCGAGCTGCCCCACGCGACGGTGCCGAGTGGCACCGGGGTCGTGCAGCTGCTCGTCGACACCGGCCTGGTCGGCAGTCTGTCTGAGGCGCGGCGCGCCATCGCGCAGGGCGGGGTGTCGCTCGACGGCGAGAAGGTCGCCGACGAGTCGGCCGTCGTGACCGGCGGTCTGCCCGGGCGCGTGTCGGTGCTGCGACGCGGCAAGAAGACGCTCGCCGGCGTCCTCATCGAGGACTGA
- a CDS encoding VOC family protein — protein MAKMEHFEIPADDIERARDFYRSVLEFEYEPWGDEMGMLRQPDGDGVDGDLHVRGPVTHPTVVFTVESIEDTVAAAVAAGGEQVGDIQPLGETSRWVYLRDSEGNVIGLFDERGTAA, from the coding sequence ATGGCGAAGATGGAGCACTTCGAGATCCCGGCCGATGACATCGAGCGGGCACGAGACTTCTACCGATCGGTCCTCGAATTCGAGTACGAGCCGTGGGGCGACGAGATGGGCATGCTGCGGCAGCCCGACGGCGACGGCGTGGACGGCGACCTGCACGTGCGCGGTCCGGTGACGCATCCGACCGTGGTCTTCACCGTCGAGAGCATCGAAGACACCGTCGCGGCGGCCGTCGCCGCCGGCGGTGAGCAGGTCGGCGACATCCAGCCGCTCGGAGAGACATCGCGGTGGGTGTACCTGCGCGATTCCGAGGGCAACGTCATCGGCCTGTTCGACGAGCGCGGCACCGCGGCCTGA
- a CDS encoding SatD family protein gives MSVAVIADIVGSRRLDDRSRTQRQIETTVERVDEALPVAVSSMRATFADEFQAVFERLDDTLAWLLLLQLGLPDGVALRFGVGVGEVGEVDSATASIADGPGWWRAREAIDEVHALQDRAVPRARTRIVGGDDEDVAMADRIRFANAYLLTRDELVGAMSERARRLTYGRCLGRTQASLAADEGITQSAVSQLLASSGAPSIIAGYTALTEASR, from the coding sequence ATGTCGGTCGCCGTCATCGCAGACATCGTCGGGTCACGTCGGCTCGACGATCGCAGCCGCACCCAGCGGCAGATCGAGACGACCGTCGAGCGTGTCGACGAGGCGCTCCCGGTGGCCGTCTCGTCGATGCGGGCGACCTTCGCGGACGAGTTCCAAGCGGTGTTCGAGCGCCTCGACGACACGCTCGCCTGGCTGCTGCTGCTGCAGCTCGGCCTGCCCGACGGCGTGGCCCTGCGCTTCGGCGTCGGCGTCGGCGAGGTCGGCGAGGTCGACTCGGCGACGGCGTCGATCGCGGACGGACCGGGATGGTGGCGTGCGCGCGAGGCGATCGACGAGGTGCATGCGCTGCAGGATCGCGCGGTGCCGCGAGCGCGCACGCGCATTGTCGGTGGCGACGACGAGGATGTCGCCATGGCCGACCGCATCCGCTTCGCCAACGCGTACCTGCTCACCCGTGACGAGCTGGTCGGCGCGATGTCCGAACGGGCACGCCGGCTGACCTACGGGCGCTGTCTCGGCCGCACCCAGGCGTCGCTCGCCGCCGACGAGGGCATCACGCAGTCCGCCGTGTCGCAGCTGCTCGCCTCGTCGGGCGCGCCGTCGATCATTGCCGGCTACACCGCGCTCACCGAGGCGTCCCGGTGA
- the argH gene encoding argininosuccinate lyase has translation MNADTSGGTNSGALWGARFASGPAPELARLSRSTHFDWALAGYDVAGSHAHAKALAAAGYLTADEEARMHAGLDAVLAAVQDGSLQPAETDEDVHGALEAALIATVGAELGGKLRAGRSRNDQIATLVRLYLLDHAAVIARDILRVIDAIVGQAEAHSRAIMPGRTHLQHAQPVLLAHHLQAHAWPLLRDLERLSDWSKRARVSPYGGGALAGATLGLDPQLVASELGLERPAENSIDGTSSRDVVAEFAFITAMIAVDISRFAEDIIIWNTREFGFVTLDDGYSTGSSIMPQKKNPDIAELARGKAGRVIGNLSGLLATLKALPLAYNRDLQEDKEPVFDSIETLEVVLPAFAGMIATLRFDLDRMAELAPQGFSLATDVAEWLVKRGVPFREAHEISGSLVRLCEQRGIELHEASDDDLAAVSAHLDPAVREVLSPEGSVASRDGIGGTAPVRVDEQRVELIARAQQAVAIWQR, from the coding sequence ATGAACGCAGACACGTCAGGCGGCACGAACTCCGGGGCTCTCTGGGGAGCCCGCTTCGCGTCGGGCCCCGCGCCCGAGCTGGCGCGCCTGAGCCGTTCGACGCACTTCGACTGGGCGCTCGCCGGCTATGACGTCGCCGGTTCGCACGCGCACGCCAAGGCTCTCGCCGCCGCCGGGTACCTCACCGCCGACGAAGAGGCCCGCATGCACGCGGGCCTCGACGCCGTGCTCGCGGCGGTGCAGGACGGATCGCTGCAGCCCGCCGAGACCGACGAGGATGTGCACGGCGCCCTCGAGGCCGCGCTCATCGCGACGGTCGGCGCCGAACTCGGTGGCAAGCTCCGCGCCGGACGCAGCCGCAACGACCAGATCGCGACGCTCGTGCGCCTGTACCTGCTCGATCACGCCGCCGTCATCGCCCGCGACATCCTGCGGGTCATCGACGCGATCGTCGGCCAGGCCGAGGCGCACTCGCGTGCCATCATGCCCGGCCGCACCCACCTGCAGCACGCGCAGCCCGTGCTGCTGGCCCACCACCTGCAGGCGCACGCGTGGCCGCTGCTGCGCGACCTCGAGCGGCTGAGTGACTGGTCCAAGCGTGCGCGCGTCTCGCCGTACGGCGGGGGAGCGCTCGCCGGCGCCACGCTCGGACTCGACCCGCAGCTGGTCGCGAGCGAGCTCGGGCTCGAGCGCCCCGCCGAGAACTCCATCGACGGCACCTCGTCGCGCGACGTCGTCGCGGAGTTCGCGTTCATCACGGCCATGATCGCCGTCGACATCTCGCGCTTCGCCGAAGACATCATCATCTGGAACACCCGCGAGTTCGGGTTCGTCACTCTCGACGACGGCTACTCGACCGGCTCGAGCATCATGCCGCAGAAGAAGAACCCCGACATCGCCGAGCTCGCGCGCGGCAAGGCCGGCCGTGTGATCGGCAACCTGTCGGGCCTCCTGGCGACGCTCAAGGCGCTGCCGCTGGCCTACAACCGCGACCTGCAGGAAGACAAAGAGCCGGTGTTCGACTCGATCGAGACGCTCGAGGTCGTCCTTCCGGCCTTCGCCGGCATGATCGCGACGCTGCGCTTCGACCTCGACCGCATGGCCGAGCTCGCGCCGCAGGGCTTCTCGCTCGCGACGGATGTCGCCGAGTGGCTCGTCAAGCGGGGCGTGCCCTTCCGCGAGGCGCACGAGATCTCGGGCTCGCTCGTGCGACTGTGCGAGCAGCGCGGAATCGAGCTGCACGAGGCATCCGATGACGATCTCGCCGCCGTGTCGGCGCATCTCGACCCGGCGGTGCGCGAAGTGCTCTCGCCCGAGGGGTCGGTCGCGAGCCGCGACGGCATCGGCGGAACCGCGCCCGTCCGCGTCGACGAGCAGCGCGTAGAGCTCATCGCGCGAGCGCAGCAGGCCGTCGCCATCTGGCAGCGCTGA
- a CDS encoding heparan-alpha-glucosaminide N-acetyltransferase domain-containing protein yields MTRETGAPRAAGVRTFLQRRSLFAPSRIDGVDLARGIAVIGMLAAHLLVIPDLDWTDPSTYDGLVHGRSSILFATLAGVSIGLVSGGRTPVRGPCLETVRLRLLVRAGAVWVIGVLLLFLAVPVYVILPAYAILFVLAAAVLPLRARTLFIAAAAVGLIAPFPQAAIDALMFWSTPAGADLANAIGWHYPFLTWFAFVLAGMGAARLDLRARATPVVLALAGAVLAAFGTALDLIWGESEQFGQTPWTGEAHSSGLFEVIGSGGFALLVIGLCVLLCRTPLTWLVLPVRAMGSMPLTAYSAQIVVWALTRPAAEPGTFELDVYRDLEPFWPMTLGIIAACTVWALLVGRGPLEAGVDALARLAVRGKPAADGGPPTAPDAASATPDAGERPDRLER; encoded by the coding sequence GTGACGAGGGAGACGGGCGCGCCGCGGGCCGCTGGCGTCCGCACCTTCCTGCAGCGGCGGTCGCTGTTCGCTCCGTCGCGTATCGACGGCGTCGACCTCGCCCGCGGCATCGCGGTCATCGGGATGCTCGCGGCGCACCTCCTCGTCATCCCCGACCTCGACTGGACCGATCCGTCGACCTACGACGGTCTCGTGCACGGGCGGTCGTCGATCCTGTTCGCCACCCTCGCGGGCGTCTCGATCGGTCTTGTCAGCGGGGGCCGCACGCCGGTCCGCGGCCCATGCCTCGAGACGGTACGGCTGCGCCTGCTCGTGCGCGCGGGCGCCGTGTGGGTCATCGGGGTGCTGCTGCTGTTCCTCGCCGTGCCGGTGTACGTCATCCTGCCGGCTTACGCGATCCTCTTCGTGCTCGCCGCCGCGGTTCTCCCGCTGCGCGCCCGCACGCTGTTCATCGCCGCAGCGGCGGTCGGGCTGATCGCCCCGTTCCCGCAGGCGGCGATCGACGCGCTGATGTTCTGGTCGACGCCCGCGGGGGCCGACCTCGCGAATGCGATCGGGTGGCACTACCCCTTCCTCACCTGGTTCGCGTTCGTGCTCGCGGGGATGGGCGCCGCGCGCCTCGATCTGCGCGCCCGCGCGACGCCCGTGGTGCTGGCGCTCGCCGGCGCCGTGCTGGCGGCCTTCGGCACCGCCCTCGACCTGATCTGGGGCGAGTCGGAGCAGTTCGGGCAGACGCCCTGGACGGGCGAGGCGCACTCGTCTGGCCTGTTCGAAGTGATCGGGTCGGGCGGCTTCGCCCTGCTGGTCATCGGGCTGTGCGTGCTGCTGTGCCGCACGCCGCTGACCTGGCTCGTGCTGCCGGTGCGGGCCATGGGATCGATGCCGCTGACGGCGTACTCCGCGCAGATCGTGGTGTGGGCGCTGACGCGGCCCGCGGCCGAGCCCGGCACGTTCGAGCTCGACGTGTACCGCGACCTCGAGCCCTTCTGGCCGATGACCCTCGGCATCATCGCGGCGTGCACCGTGTGGGCTCTGCTGGTGGGGCGCGGCCCGCTCGAGGCGGGTGTCGACGCGCTCGCCCGCCTCGCCGTGCGCGGCAAGCCCGCGGCGGACGGCGGTCCACCGACGGCCCCGGATGCCGCGTCGGCCACTCCGGACGCGGGAGAGCGCCCCGATAGGCTGGAGCGATGA
- the argF gene encoding ornithine carbamoyltransferase produces the protein MTRHLLRDDDLSPAEQAEVLDLALALKKDRWKLKPLEGPQTVAVIFDKSSTRTRVSFAVGIADLGGSPLIISTANSQLGGKETPSDTARVLERQVAAIVWRTYAQAGLEEMARGTRVPVVNALSDDFHPCQLLADLLTIREHKGDLAGLTLSFFGDGQSNMGHSYVLAGVTAGMHVRVAAPEGYGPREDVVADAQRIAAQTGGSVTILVDPLEAAADADVIVTDTWVSMGKEEEKIARIRDLGAYKVTQQTMDAAADGAIFIHCLPADRGYEVDADVIDGPQSVVWDEAENRLHAQKALLVWLLRQQ, from the coding sequence ATGACCCGCCACCTGCTGCGCGACGACGACCTGAGCCCGGCCGAACAGGCCGAGGTGCTCGACCTGGCGCTCGCGCTGAAGAAGGACCGCTGGAAGCTCAAGCCCCTCGAGGGCCCGCAGACGGTGGCCGTCATCTTCGACAAGTCCTCGACCCGCACGCGCGTCTCGTTCGCCGTGGGCATCGCCGACCTGGGCGGTTCGCCGCTGATCATCTCGACCGCGAACAGCCAGCTCGGCGGCAAAGAGACGCCGTCCGACACCGCGCGCGTGCTCGAGCGTCAGGTCGCCGCGATCGTCTGGCGCACGTACGCTCAGGCCGGGCTCGAAGAGATGGCGCGCGGCACCCGTGTTCCCGTCGTCAATGCGCTGAGCGACGACTTCCACCCCTGCCAGTTGCTCGCCGACCTGCTGACCATCCGCGAGCACAAGGGCGACCTCGCCGGGCTCACGCTGTCGTTCTTCGGCGACGGGCAGTCGAACATGGGCCACTCGTACGTCCTCGCGGGCGTGACCGCGGGCATGCACGTCCGGGTCGCGGCTCCCGAGGGTTACGGCCCGCGGGAGGATGTCGTCGCCGACGCGCAGCGCATCGCGGCGCAGACCGGCGGATCGGTCACGATCCTCGTCGACCCGCTCGAGGCCGCGGCGGACGCCGACGTCATCGTGACGGACACGTGGGTGTCGATGGGCAAGGAGGAGGAGAAGATCGCACGCATTCGCGATCTGGGTGCGTACAAGGTGACGCAGCAGACGATGGATGCCGCCGCCGACGGCGCCATCTTCATCCACTGCCTTCCCGCCGACCGCGGCTACGAGGTCGACGCCGACGTCATCGACGGACCACAGAGCGTCGTGTGGGATGAGGCCGAGAACCGTCTGCACGCGCAGAAGGCGCTCCTGGTCTGGCTGCTGCGGCAGCAGTGA